One stretch of Psilocybe cubensis strain MGC-MH-2018 chromosome 6, whole genome shotgun sequence DNA includes these proteins:
- a CDS encoding 4-coumarate--CoA ligase-like 2 has translation MLSLRISFKWQFTITSTEHHASVSFGRIDQMTVVVVPKYDFPALCQSIFKHRISHLIDPFYQGAAPLSMDIHNRLCDVFPAAQIGQAYVGLTEMTVSLAMVSGSQKRGSLGSSGKLLPGIHARVLKPDGSLARYGERGELVVKGPGMALGYLHNSAATRETFIDGWVHTGDEVTMTDDQEVFVHDRLKVAPSELEDCLLSHPDVAEACVIGIPNNRSGEAPMALVVLTAAARELLTDGSMWKIESLHTNTYEAAFASSTRFRLETVA, from the exons ATGCTCTCATTGCGAATATCATTCAAATGGCAGTTCACAATCACGTCGACAGAGCACCATGCCAGCGTGAGCTTTGGACGTATCGACCAG ATGACTGTTGTGGTCGTACCAAAATACGACTTTCCTGCATTGTGCCAGAGTATATTCAAGCATAGAATATCTCACCTGAT CGATCCATTTTACCAAG GCGCTGCTCCTCTATCAATGGATATACATAATAGACTGTGTGATGTCTTTCCTGCTGCACAGATTGGACAGGCTTACG TAGGTCTTACTGAAATGACTGTGTCATTGGCAATGGTTTCTGGCTCTCAAAAACGCGGCTCTTTGGGAA GCAGTGGTAAACTACTCCCAGGAATCCATGCTCGAGTTCTGAAGCCCGACGGTAGCCTTGCTCGATACGGCGAAAGAGGAGAACTGGTGGTCAAAGGTCCTGGTATGGCACTGGGCTACCTCCACAATAGTGCAGC CACGAGGGAGACTTTCATTGATGG CTGGGTTCATACAGGAGACGAAGTTACCATGACGGATGATCAAGAGGTATTCGTACACGATCGACTTAAG GTGGCGCCCTCAGAGCTTGAAGATTGCCTTCTATCTCACCCCGACGTGGCCGAAGCATGTGTCATTGGGATCCCTAACAATCGTAGTGGCGAGGCACCAATGGCCTTGGTTGTGCTTACAGCGGCAGCCAGGGAGCTACTGACAGACGGCTC CATGTGGAAAATAGAAAGTCTACACACAAACACCTACGAGGCGGCGTTCGCATCGTCGACGAGATTCCG ACTTGAAACTGTTGCGTAA
- a CDS encoding putative 4-coumarate--CoA ligase 3, whose product MPSIDTTTASLPASMKSRERRALGIPLPPIPDNMTIPQFIFESDHECRPQRRAGVPWLIQDDNGKQFGEEELRARTHALANGLHLKYNIAAIMSNPLLQNFHILLPALIRDDSQTTLSPFGQYTDSGVSYLRRGRTRGLKWNLPYFPSCLPSSGANPDYTSSELLYQLQATNAAVIMVHPESLSIALDAAREAGLPSARVVLFDVSHNTTSGEVLRGSSHETISSLVEFGMKNKVGYVERRLAPGEAKTKLAFLSFSSGTTGRPKAVAIPHFALIANVIQIAAHNKVNQNYCDWNDQRFRPGDVAIGVLPFYHIYGLVINHPATKKYDLRKHIRMIMCGAAPLSHELNQQLFSMFPDAHIGQAYGMTETCTATTMWPITRKRGVSGSSGHLLPGIVARVVKQDGTLADYGEAGELIVWTPSVALGYANNAEATKETFLDGWVRTGDEVKIMEDGEMIVLDRLKVKGFQVAPAELEGCLLDHPDVSNTCVVGIPDEYSGEVPLAYVVLTADASKRASQSAAAAEAIKASIIKHVAQNKIHYKHLVGGVEFVSAIPTSPSGKLLRRVLRDQAKELRKVKAKL is encoded by the exons ATGCCTTCAATAGATACCACCACCGCGTCTCTGCCTGCATCGATGAAGTCAAGGGAGCGACGTGCCCTGGGTATACCTCTACCCCCTATTCCTGATAATATGACGATACCGCAGTTTATCTTCGAGTCGGATCATGAATGTCGCCCACAAAGGCGTGCTGGAGTGCCATGGCTGATTCAGGATGACAATGGGAAGCAGtttggagaggaagag TTGCGAGCTCGTACTCACGCGCTTGCGAATGGACTACATTTGAAGTATAATATCG CCGCAATCATGTCG AATCCACTCCTACAGAACTTTCATATCCTTCTCCCGGCGCTGATACGTGATGATTCTCAGACTACCCTGTCGCCATTTGGGCAGTACACAGACTCGGGGGTGTCATATC TGCGCCGCGGCAGGACGCGGGGGCTGAAATGGAACCTACCCTACTTCCCATCTTGTCTACCTTCCAGTGGCGCGAATCCAGATTACACGAGCAGTGAGCTGCTGTATCAATTGCAAGCGACCAATGCCGCTGTCATCATGGTCCACCCGGAGTCGTTGTCAATCGCACTGGACGCAGCACGCGAGGCGGGTCTCCCATCTGCGCGCGTCGTGTTGTTTGACGTAAGTCATAACACTACCTCCGGAGAGGTGCTTCGGGGCAGCAGCCACGAGACAATCAGCAGCCTGGTGGAGTTTGGGATGAAGAATAAGGTTGGGTATGTTGAGAGGCGGCTGGCTCCTGGCGAGGCGAAGACCAAGTTGGCATTCCTGAGCTTTTCGTCAGGCACTACTGGGCGACCAAAG GCTGTCGCTATCCCTCACTTCGCGTTGATCGCGAATGTCATTCAAATAGCAGCACACAACAAGGTGAACCAAAATTACTGCGACTGGAATGACCAACGATTTCGTCCTGGGGATGTCGCGATAGGAG TGTTGCCCTTCTATC ATATATATGGTCTTGTCATTAAT CATCCAGCGACGAAGAAATATGATCTTCGAAAGCACATCCGGATGATTATGTGTGGGGCTGCACCGCTTTCGCATGAACTGAACCAACAACTCTTTTCCATGTTCCCCGATGCGCATATTGGTCAAGCTTATG GAATGACGGAAACGTGCACTGCTACTACGATGTGGCCTATTACACGAAAACGAGGTGTGTCCGGAA GTAGCGGACACCTGCTACCTGGCATTGTAGCGCGCGTCGTTAAGCAGGATGGAACGTTGGCGGACTATGGAGAGGCTGGGGAGCTGATCGTATGGACGCCTTCTGTCGCGCTGGGCTACGCAAATAATGCTGAAGC GACTAAAGAAACATTTCTTGATGG ATGGGTAAGAACGGGGGATGAGGTAAAGATTATGGAAGATGGGGAGATGATTGTGTTGGATAGGCTAAAG GTAAAAGGATTCCAGGTCGCACCTGCGGAGCTGGAAGGTTGCCTACTTGACCACCCTGACGTCTCCAACACCTGTGTCGTTGGCATTCCCGATGAATACA GTGGGGAGGTCCCCCTTGCTTACGTGGTACTCACAGCAGACGCGTCAAAGCGGGCAAGCCAAagcgctgctgctgctgaagcAATCAAGGCGTCAATTATCAAG CACGTTGCCCAAAACAAGATTCACTATAAGCATTTGGTTGGGGGAGTTGAGTTTGTGTCGGCGATCCCAACATCGCCTAGCGGGAAGCTGCTTCGTCGCGTGTTACGCGATCAAGCAAAGGAGCTTCGTAAGGTCAAGGCTAAGCTTTGA